One window of Azospirillaceae bacterium genomic DNA carries:
- a CDS encoding catalase family protein, whose amino-acid sequence MTQSPLARPIPFTPAVETVSPDEAETNRALAEVFETIITKTHADLGHAQRGVHAKSHALLRAELTVRPDLPTELRQGIFAEPGRTYPALVRISTTPGDPLRDSVSLPRGIAIKVIGVEGDRLPGSERDVTQDFLMATAPVFSAPDAKGFLQVLKLLAATTDRAEWAKAALSATLRPLEKGLEALGTESALLKGLGGYPRTHPLGERYFTQAASRFGACMAKLDLQAASDNFRALVGQEIDYAGRENALREEVADLLARQGGAWTLGAQLCRDLEANPIEDASRPWAEEANPYLALATLVVPAQDSWTAPRSQAMDDEMSFNPWHGIEAHRPLGNIMRARRHVYPVSAGLRSHLNGCPIHEPRSVPALG is encoded by the coding sequence ATGACGCAGTCCCCGCTTGCACGCCCCATCCCTTTCACCCCGGCGGTTGAGACGGTCAGCCCCGATGAGGCGGAGACCAACCGCGCGCTGGCGGAGGTGTTCGAGACCATCATCACCAAAACCCATGCGGATCTGGGCCATGCCCAGCGCGGCGTGCATGCCAAGAGCCACGCTCTGCTGCGGGCCGAACTGACGGTGCGGCCCGACCTGCCCACCGAGCTGCGCCAGGGCATCTTCGCGGAGCCGGGGCGCACCTATCCCGCCTTGGTCCGCATTTCCACCACGCCCGGTGACCCCTTGCGCGACAGCGTTTCCCTGCCGCGCGGCATTGCCATCAAGGTGATCGGGGTGGAGGGGGACCGCCTGCCCGGGTCGGAGCGTGACGTGACCCAGGATTTCCTGATGGCGACGGCACCGGTGTTTTCCGCCCCGGATGCCAAGGGCTTCCTGCAGGTTCTGAAGCTGCTGGCCGCCACCACCGACAGGGCGGAGTGGGCGAAGGCGGCCCTGTCGGCCACCTTGCGCCCGTTGGAGAAGGGGCTGGAGGCGCTGGGCACGGAGAGCGCGCTGCTGAAAGGCTTGGGTGGCTATCCCAGGACCCACCCGCTGGGCGAACGTTATTTCACACAAGCGGCCAGTCGCTTCGGCGCCTGCATGGCCAAGCTGGATCTCCAGGCCGCCTCCGACAATTTCCGCGCCCTGGTCGGGCAGGAGATCGACTACGCCGGCCGGGAGAACGCCTTGCGGGAGGAGGTGGCGGATCTGCTGGCCCGGCAGGGCGGGGCCTGGACCCTGGGCGCCCAGCTATGCCGCGACCTGGAGGCCAACCCCATCGAGGATGCCTCCCGCCCGTGGGCGGAAGAGGCCAACCCCTACCTGGCGCTGGCCACCCTGGTGGTGCCGGCCCAGGACAGTTGGACCGCACCCCGATCCCAGGCGATGGATGACGAGATGAGCTTCAACCCCTGGCACGGCATCGAGGCGCACCGGCCGCTGGGCAACATCATGCGCGCCCGGCGCCATGTCTACCCCGTCTCCGCCGGCCTGCGCAGCCACCTCAACGGCTGTCCCATCCATGAGCCACGGTCGGTGCCGGCCCTGGGATGA